The following proteins are co-located in the Streptomyces bottropensis ATCC 25435 genome:
- the yajC gene encoding preprotein translocase subunit YajC, protein MSLVTLLPFIVLIGAMILMTRSAKKKQQQAVDMRNQLQPGSGVRTIGGMYATVKEVSEDTLLLDAGPGVELLFAKNAIGAVLSDEEYNRIVHGIEHDLKSDVVPDDASALTETDEPSDDASAASDDKPIDLGKKDASDDATDETAEAKDDDTKSVEAEPKKTDGESDAK, encoded by the coding sequence GTGAGTCTCGTGACCCTCCTCCCGTTCATCGTGCTCATCGGGGCCATGATCCTGATGACCCGATCGGCCAAGAAGAAGCAGCAGCAGGCCGTCGACATGCGGAACCAGTTGCAGCCCGGTTCCGGCGTCCGCACGATCGGGGGCATGTACGCGACCGTCAAGGAGGTCAGCGAGGACACTCTCCTCCTCGACGCCGGGCCGGGCGTCGAGCTGCTGTTCGCTAAGAACGCCATCGGTGCCGTCCTCAGCGACGAGGAGTACAACCGGATCGTCCACGGCATCGAGCACGACCTGAAGTCCGATGTCGTCCCCGACGACGCCTCCGCCCTCACCGAGACCGACGAGCCCTCCGACGACGCTTCCGCCGCTTCCGACGACAAGCCCATCGACCTCGGCAAGAAGGACGCGTCCGACGACGCGACCGACGAGACCGCCGAGGCGAAGGACGACGACACCAAGTCCGTCGAAGCAGAGCCGAAGAAGACCGACGGCGAGTCCGACGCGAAGTAG
- the ruvB gene encoding Holliday junction branch migration DNA helicase RuvB: MNWDDTTDDTAAERLVGSVADREDQAVEAALRPKDLDEFIGQEKVREQLDLVLRAARARGATADHVLLSGAPGLGKTTLSMIIAAEMGAPIRITSGPAIQHAGDLAAILSSLQEGEVLFLDEIHRMSRPAEEMLYMAMEDFRVDVIVGKGPGATAIPLELPPFTLVGATTRAGLLPPPLRDRFGFTAHMEFYEPAELERVIHRSASLLDVEIDPAGAAEIAGRSRGTPRIANRLLRRVRDYAQVKADGFITRDIAGAALAVYEVDGRGLDRLDRGVLEALLKLFGGGPVGLSTLAVAVGEERETVEEVAEPFLVREGLLARTPRGRVATPAAWAHLGLTPPRGTTGGNGQQDLFGA; the protein is encoded by the coding sequence ATGAACTGGGACGACACGACCGACGACACCGCCGCCGAGCGGCTGGTGGGCTCTGTCGCCGACCGTGAGGACCAGGCCGTCGAGGCCGCCCTGCGCCCCAAGGACCTGGACGAGTTCATCGGTCAGGAGAAGGTCCGTGAACAGCTCGACCTCGTCCTGCGTGCCGCACGCGCGCGCGGGGCCACCGCCGACCACGTGCTGCTCTCCGGCGCCCCCGGCCTCGGCAAGACCACCCTCTCGATGATCATCGCGGCCGAGATGGGCGCCCCCATCCGGATCACCTCCGGCCCCGCCATCCAGCACGCCGGCGACCTCGCCGCGATCCTCTCCTCCCTGCAGGAGGGCGAGGTCCTCTTCCTCGACGAGATCCACCGCATGTCCCGGCCCGCCGAGGAGATGCTGTACATGGCGATGGAGGACTTCCGCGTCGACGTGATCGTCGGCAAGGGCCCCGGTGCCACCGCGATCCCCCTCGAACTGCCGCCCTTCACCCTGGTCGGCGCCACCACGCGCGCGGGGCTGCTGCCGCCCCCGCTGCGCGACCGCTTCGGCTTCACCGCGCACATGGAGTTCTACGAGCCCGCCGAGCTGGAGCGGGTCATCCACCGCTCGGCGAGCCTCCTCGACGTCGAGATCGACCCGGCCGGTGCCGCGGAGATCGCGGGCCGCTCGCGCGGCACCCCCCGTATCGCCAACCGCCTGCTGCGCCGCGTCCGGGACTACGCGCAGGTCAAGGCGGACGGCTTCATCACGCGCGACATCGCCGGGGCCGCCCTCGCCGTCTACGAGGTGGACGGCCGCGGCCTCGACCGCCTCGACCGGGGAGTCCTCGAAGCCCTGCTCAAGCTGTTCGGCGGCGGACCCGTCGGCCTGTCCACCCTCGCCGTCGCCGTGGGGGAGGAGCGCGAGACCGTCGAGGAGGTCGCCGAGCCCTTCCTCGTCCGCGAGGGACTGCTCGCCCGGACCCCCCGCGGCCGGGTGGCGACCCCCGCCGCCTGGGCCCACCTCGGACTCACCCCGCCACGCGGCACGACCGGCGGAAACGGACAACAGGACCTGTTCGGGGCGTGA
- the pdxS gene encoding pyridoxal 5'-phosphate synthase lyase subunit PdxS: MSSTLSPSAQTPETGTARVKRGMAEQLKGGVIMDVVTPEQAKIAEDAGAVAVMALERVPADIRKDGGVARMSDPDMIEGIIEAVSIPVMAKSRIGHFVEAQVLQSLGVDYIDESEVLTPADEVNHSDKFAFTTPFVCGATNLGEALRRIAEGAAMIRSKGEAGTGNVVEAVRHLRQIKNEIARLRGYDNNELYAAAKELRAPYELVKEVSELGKLPVVLFSAGGVATPADAALMRQLGAEGVFVGSGIFKSGDPAKRAAAIVKATTFYDDPKIIADASRNLGEAMVGINCDTLPEAERYANRGW; the protein is encoded by the coding sequence GTGTCCAGCACCCTCTCCCCCTCCGCCCAGACCCCCGAGACCGGCACCGCCCGCGTGAAGCGCGGCATGGCCGAGCAGCTCAAGGGCGGTGTGATCATGGACGTCGTCACCCCCGAGCAGGCCAAGATCGCCGAGGACGCGGGCGCCGTCGCCGTCATGGCCCTGGAGCGGGTCCCCGCCGACATCCGCAAGGACGGCGGCGTGGCCCGGATGTCCGACCCGGACATGATCGAGGGCATCATCGAGGCCGTCTCCATCCCGGTCATGGCCAAGTCCCGCATCGGCCACTTCGTCGAGGCCCAGGTCCTGCAGTCCCTCGGCGTGGACTACATCGACGAGTCCGAGGTCCTCACCCCGGCCGACGAGGTCAACCACAGCGACAAGTTCGCGTTCACGACCCCGTTCGTCTGCGGCGCCACCAACCTGGGCGAGGCCCTGCGCCGCATCGCCGAGGGCGCCGCGATGATCCGCTCCAAGGGCGAGGCCGGCACCGGCAACGTCGTCGAGGCCGTCCGCCACCTGCGCCAGATCAAGAACGAGATCGCCCGCCTGCGCGGCTACGACAACAACGAGCTGTACGCCGCGGCCAAGGAGCTGCGCGCCCCCTACGAGCTGGTCAAGGAGGTCTCCGAGCTGGGTAAGCTCCCGGTGGTCCTCTTCTCCGCCGGTGGTGTGGCGACCCCCGCCGACGCCGCGCTGATGCGCCAGCTCGGTGCCGAGGGCGTCTTCGTCGGCTCCGGCATCTTCAAGTCCGGCGACCCGGCCAAGCGCGCCGCCGCCATCGTGAAGGCCACCACCTTCTACGACGACCCGAAGATCATCGCGGACGCCTCCCGCAACCTGGGCGAGGCCATGGTCGGCATCAACTGCGACACCCTCCCCGAGGCCGAGCGCTACGCGAACCGGGGCTGGTAA
- the secD gene encoding protein translocase subunit SecD — protein sequence MAAPKKGRSASAQSKPGRALALILIALVALTGGMFASGHTTPRLGIDLAGGTSITLEARSGQESAINKTNMDTAVEIMNRRVNGLGVSEAEVQTQGDRNIIVNIPKGTNSEEARDQVGTTAKLYFRPVLQSQVGTGATQEPSTSASPSGKSSGSPSPSGSDGKDEATEPGAGDSASPSSSATSQGRAVTDALKADPTPSGSGSASAKATGSASPPASPSVDPETQALQAKFAALDCSDPKQRAKAGKGKSTDVVVACGQDNGAWSKFVLGPVGVDGTEVDKAQALLDTQSGTGWQVVMDFNSKGAKKFADITGQLATQTSPQNEFAIVLDDEVVSHPYVRAAVTGGNAEISGSFTQEEAQNLANMLSYGALPLTFKTASVTTVSPALGGDQLQAGLIAGAIGLALVMIYLIVYYRGLSLIAIASLLMSAALTYVLMALLGPAIGFALNLPAVCGAIVAIGITADSFIVYFERVRDEIREGRTLRPAVERAWPRARRTILVSDFVSFLSAAVLFVVTVGKVQGFAFTLGLTTVLDVVVVFFFTKPLLTLLARTKFFGNGHSWSGLDPKRLGARPPLRRTRRPAVPADPKEA from the coding sequence GTGGCAGCACCGAAGAAGGGCCGGAGCGCGAGTGCCCAGAGCAAGCCTGGGCGCGCGCTGGCCCTCATCCTGATCGCCCTTGTGGCGCTCACCGGGGGAATGTTCGCCTCCGGACACACCACTCCGCGTCTCGGCATCGACCTCGCCGGTGGTACGAGCATCACGCTCGAGGCGAGGAGCGGCCAGGAATCGGCGATCAACAAGACCAACATGGACACCGCGGTCGAGATCATGAACCGCCGTGTCAATGGTCTGGGTGTCTCCGAGGCCGAGGTCCAGACCCAGGGCGATCGCAACATCATCGTCAACATTCCCAAGGGCACGAACTCCGAGGAGGCCCGGGACCAGGTCGGCACCACCGCGAAGCTGTACTTCCGTCCGGTCCTGCAGAGCCAGGTCGGCACCGGCGCGACCCAGGAGCCGAGCACCTCGGCGAGCCCCAGCGGCAAGAGCAGCGGATCGCCCAGCCCGTCGGGCTCCGACGGCAAGGACGAGGCCACCGAGCCCGGGGCCGGTGACTCCGCCAGCCCGTCGTCCTCCGCCACGTCCCAGGGCCGCGCGGTCACCGACGCGCTGAAGGCCGACCCCACGCCCTCGGGCAGCGGGTCCGCGTCCGCCAAGGCCACCGGCAGCGCCTCGCCGCCGGCGAGCCCGAGCGTCGACCCGGAGACCCAGGCGCTCCAGGCCAAGTTCGCCGCCCTGGACTGCAGCGATCCCAAGCAGCGTGCCAAGGCCGGCAAGGGCAAGAGCACCGACGTCGTCGTGGCCTGCGGCCAGGACAACGGCGCCTGGAGCAAGTTCGTGCTCGGCCCGGTCGGGGTCGACGGCACCGAGGTCGACAAGGCCCAGGCGCTGCTCGACACGCAGAGCGGCACCGGCTGGCAGGTCGTCATGGACTTCAACTCCAAGGGAGCGAAGAAGTTCGCCGACATCACCGGCCAGCTGGCGACCCAGACCTCTCCGCAGAACGAGTTCGCGATCGTCCTGGACGACGAGGTCGTCTCCCACCCCTACGTGCGCGCGGCGGTCACCGGCGGCAACGCCGAGATCTCCGGCAGCTTCACGCAGGAGGAGGCCCAGAACCTCGCCAACATGCTGTCGTACGGTGCCCTCCCGCTCACCTTCAAGACGGCGAGTGTCACCACCGTCAGCCCCGCGCTCGGCGGTGACCAGCTGCAGGCCGGTCTGATCGCCGGTGCGATCGGTCTGGCCCTGGTCATGATCTACCTGATCGTCTACTACCGCGGCCTGTCGCTGATCGCCATCGCCTCGCTGCTGATGTCGGCGGCCCTGACCTACGTGCTCATGGCACTGCTCGGTCCGGCCATCGGCTTCGCGCTGAACCTCCCGGCGGTCTGCGGCGCGATCGTCGCGATCGGCATCACGGCGGACTCGTTCATCGTGTACTTCGAACGCGTACGGGACGAGATCCGCGAGGGCCGCACGCTGCGCCCCGCCGTCGAGCGGGCCTGGCCGCGCGCCCGGCGCACCATCCTGGTCTCCGACTTCGTGTCGTTCCTCTCCGCCGCGGTGCTCTTCGTCGTCACCGTCGGAAAGGTCCAGGGCTTCGCGTTCACGCTCGGTCTGACGACCGTGCTCGACGTCGTGGTCGTCTTCTTCTTCACGAAGCCGCTCCTGACGCTGCTGGCCCGCACCAAGTTCTTCGGTAACGGACACAGCTGGTCCGGTCTCGACCCCAAGCGCCTGGGAGCCCGGCCGCCGCTGCGCCGCACCCGCCGTCCCGCCGTCCCCGCCGACCCGAAGGAGGCCTGA
- a CDS encoding phosphatidylinositol mannoside acyltransferase yields MSALRERATDGLYGLGWATVKKLPEPVAVRLGRTIADATWKRRGPLVRRLEANYARVVPGASPERLAELSRAGMRSYLRYWMESFRLPAWSEERIGSGVTVKDLHLLTDGLAAGRGVVLALPHLANWDLAGAWLTTEIKIPFTTVAERLKPETLYDRFVAYREGLGMEVLPHNGASAFGALARRLRDGGVVCLVADRDLSASGVEVDFFGEPARMPAGPALLAQQTGALLLPVTLWYDDSPVMRGRVHAPIEVPGTGTRAEKTSVMTQALADAFATGIADHPEDWHMLQRLWLADLDPAKSPDGPGRAAPDPAPGPATDLGRGAAPDVESGSGKGRA; encoded by the coding sequence GTGAGCGCTCTGCGGGAGCGGGCAACCGACGGGCTCTACGGCCTCGGCTGGGCCACCGTCAAGAAACTCCCGGAGCCCGTCGCCGTACGCCTCGGCCGGACGATCGCCGACGCCACCTGGAAGCGGCGCGGCCCCCTCGTACGCCGTCTGGAGGCCAACTACGCGCGCGTGGTGCCGGGCGCGAGCCCCGAACGCCTCGCCGAGCTGTCCCGCGCGGGCATGCGCTCCTATCTGCGCTACTGGATGGAGTCCTTCCGTCTCCCCGCCTGGAGCGAGGAGCGCATCGGGAGCGGCGTCACCGTCAAGGACCTGCACCTCCTCACCGACGGCCTCGCCGCCGGCCGGGGTGTCGTCCTCGCGCTGCCGCACCTGGCCAACTGGGACCTCGCCGGCGCCTGGCTCACCACCGAGATCAAGATCCCGTTCACGACCGTCGCCGAGCGGCTCAAGCCTGAGACGCTCTACGACCGCTTCGTCGCCTACCGCGAGGGCCTCGGCATGGAGGTCCTGCCGCACAACGGCGCCTCCGCCTTCGGCGCCCTCGCACGGCGGCTGCGCGACGGCGGCGTGGTCTGCCTGGTCGCCGACCGCGACCTGTCCGCGTCCGGCGTGGAGGTCGACTTCTTCGGCGAGCCCGCCCGGATGCCCGCCGGACCGGCCCTCCTCGCCCAGCAGACCGGCGCGCTGCTGCTGCCGGTGACCCTCTGGTACGACGACTCGCCCGTGATGCGGGGACGCGTGCACGCCCCGATCGAGGTACCCGGGACAGGTACCCGCGCCGAGAAGACGTCTGTCATGACACAGGCGCTGGCGGACGCCTTCGCCACCGGCATCGCCGACCACCCGGAGGACTGGCACATGCTCCAGCGCTTGTGGCTCGCGGACCTGGACCCCGCGAAAAGCCCCGACGGCCCCGGGAGAGCGGCGCCGGATCCCGCGCCGGGTCCCGCGACCGACCTCGGGCGGGGCGCCGCGCCGGACGTCGAGAGCGGTTCCGGGAAGGGACGCGCGTGA
- the ruvA gene encoding Holliday junction branch migration protein RuvA: protein MIAFVSGTVAALAPDTAVIEVGGVGMALQCTPNTLSTLRLGQPAKLATSLVVREDSLTLYGFVDDDERQVFQLLQTASGVGPRLAQAMLGVHAPDALRRAVATGDEKALIAVPGIGRKGAQKLLLELKDRLGEPVGAPAIGAPVTQGWRDQLHAALIGLGYATREADEAVAAVAPQAEAAEGTPQVGQLLKAALQTLNRAR, encoded by the coding sequence ATGATCGCCTTCGTCAGCGGCACGGTCGCCGCACTCGCCCCCGACACAGCCGTGATCGAGGTGGGCGGGGTCGGCATGGCCCTGCAGTGCACGCCGAACACCCTGTCCACCCTGCGGCTCGGTCAGCCGGCCAAGCTCGCCACCTCCCTCGTCGTACGGGAGGACTCGCTCACCCTGTACGGCTTCGTGGACGACGACGAACGCCAGGTCTTCCAGCTGCTGCAGACCGCGAGCGGGGTCGGCCCGCGCCTGGCCCAGGCGATGCTCGGGGTGCACGCCCCCGACGCACTGCGCCGGGCCGTGGCCACCGGTGACGAGAAGGCGCTGATCGCCGTCCCCGGCATCGGCAGGAAGGGCGCCCAGAAGCTGCTGCTCGAACTGAAGGACCGCCTCGGCGAGCCCGTCGGCGCCCCCGCGATCGGCGCCCCGGTCACCCAGGGCTGGCGCGACCAGTTGCACGCCGCCCTGATCGGCCTCGGGTACGCCACCCGCGAGGCCGACGAGGCCGTGGCGGCCGTCGCCCCCCAGGCCGAGGCCGCCGAAGGCACGCCCCAGGTCGGCCAGTTGCTGAAGGCCGCACTCCAGACCCTCAACAGAGCGCGCTGA
- a CDS encoding glycosyltransferase family 4 protein, with protein sequence MKIGIVCPYSWDVPGGVQFHIRDLADHLIRLGHEVSVLAPADDDTPLPPYVVSAGRAVPVPYNGSVARLNFGFLSAARVRRWLHEGTFDVIHIHEPASPSLGLLACWAAQGPIVATFHTSNPRSRAMIAAYPILQPALEKISARIAVSEYARRTLVEHLGGDAVVIPNGVDVDFFARAKPNPDWQGDTLGFVGRIDEPRKGLPVLMKALPKILAERPRTRLLVAGRGDEEEAVEKLPKELRSRVEFLGMVSDEDKARFLRSVDVYVAPNTGGESFGIILVEAMSAGAPVLASDLDAFAQVLDQGGAGELFANEDADALATAAVRLLGDPDRRAELRARGSAHVRRFDWSTVGADILGVYETVTEGAASVAADERVGLRARLGLARD encoded by the coding sequence GTGAAGATCGGGATCGTCTGCCCGTACTCCTGGGACGTGCCCGGGGGAGTCCAGTTCCACATCCGCGACCTGGCCGACCACCTCATCCGCCTCGGCCACGAGGTCTCGGTCCTCGCCCCCGCCGACGACGACACGCCGCTACCGCCGTACGTCGTCTCGGCGGGCCGCGCGGTGCCGGTGCCGTACAACGGCTCGGTGGCCCGCCTGAACTTCGGCTTCCTGTCGGCGGCGCGGGTGCGGCGCTGGCTGCACGAGGGCACGTTCGACGTGATCCACATCCATGAGCCTGCCTCCCCCTCGCTCGGCCTGCTGGCCTGCTGGGCGGCCCAGGGACCGATCGTCGCCACCTTCCACACCTCCAACCCGCGCTCCCGGGCGATGATCGCGGCGTACCCGATCCTGCAGCCCGCGCTGGAGAAGATCAGTGCGCGGATCGCCGTGAGCGAGTACGCCCGCCGCACCCTGGTCGAACACCTGGGCGGCGACGCGGTCGTCATCCCGAACGGCGTCGACGTCGACTTCTTCGCCCGCGCCAAGCCCAACCCCGACTGGCAGGGCGACACACTCGGCTTCGTCGGTCGCATCGACGAACCCCGCAAGGGCCTGCCGGTGCTGATGAAGGCCCTTCCGAAGATCCTCGCCGAGCGCCCCCGGACCCGGCTGCTGGTCGCCGGGCGCGGGGACGAGGAGGAGGCGGTGGAGAAGCTGCCCAAGGAACTGCGCTCCCGCGTCGAGTTCCTCGGGATGGTCAGCGACGAGGACAAGGCCCGCTTCCTGCGCAGCGTCGACGTCTACGTCGCCCCCAACACCGGGGGCGAGAGCTTCGGCATCATCCTCGTCGAGGCCATGTCCGCCGGAGCCCCCGTCCTCGCCTCCGACCTCGACGCCTTCGCCCAGGTCCTCGACCAGGGCGGTGCGGGCGAGCTGTTCGCCAACGAGGACGCGGACGCCCTCGCGACGGCCGCCGTACGCCTGCTCGGCGACCCGGACAGGCGCGCCGAACTCCGCGCCCGTGGCAGCGCGCACGTCCGGCGTTTCGACTGGTCGACCGTCGGCGCCGACATCCTCGGCGTCTACGAGACGGTCACGGAGGGGGCGGCCTCGGTGGCGGCGGACGAACGGGTGGGGCTGCGGGCCCGGTTGGGGCTGGCCCGGGACTGA
- a CDS encoding YebC/PmpR family DNA-binding transcriptional regulator, with product MSGHSKWATTKHKKAVIDAKRGKLFAKLIKNIEVAARMGGVDIEGNPTLYDAIQKAKKQSVPNKNIDSAVKRGGGLEAGGADYETIMYEGYGPNGVAVLIECLTDNRNRAASDVRVAMTRNGGSMADPGSVSYLFNRKGVVIVPKGELSEDDVLEVVLDAGAEEVNDLGEAFEVLSEATDMVAVRTSLQEAGIDYDSAEANFVPTMQVELDEEGARKIFKLIDALEDSDDVQNVFANFDVSDDVMAKVDA from the coding sequence ATGTCCGGCCACTCTAAATGGGCTACGACGAAGCACAAGAAGGCCGTGATCGATGCCAAGCGCGGCAAGCTCTTCGCGAAGCTGATCAAGAACATCGAGGTCGCGGCCCGGATGGGCGGCGTCGACATCGAGGGCAACCCGACTCTGTACGACGCCATCCAGAAGGCGAAGAAGCAGTCGGTCCCCAACAAGAACATCGACTCCGCGGTCAAGCGCGGTGGCGGCCTCGAGGCCGGCGGCGCCGACTACGAGACGATCATGTACGAGGGCTACGGACCGAACGGTGTCGCGGTGCTCATCGAGTGCCTCACCGACAACCGCAACCGCGCCGCCTCCGACGTCCGTGTCGCCATGACCCGCAACGGCGGCTCGATGGCCGACCCGGGCTCCGTGTCGTACCTCTTCAACCGCAAGGGCGTCGTCATCGTCCCCAAGGGCGAGCTGTCCGAGGACGACGTCCTGGAGGTCGTGCTCGACGCGGGCGCCGAGGAGGTCAACGACCTGGGCGAGGCGTTCGAGGTGCTCAGCGAGGCCACCGACATGGTCGCGGTCCGCACCTCCCTCCAGGAAGCCGGGATCGACTACGACTCCGCCGAGGCCAACTTCGTCCCGACCATGCAGGTCGAGCTGGACGAGGAGGGCGCCAGGAAGATCTTCAAGCTGATCGACGCCCTGGAGGACAGCGACGACGTGCAGAACGTGTTCGCCAACTTCGACGTGAGCGACGACGTCATGGCCAAGGTCGACGCGTAG
- the pdxT gene encoding pyridoxal 5'-phosphate synthase glutaminase subunit PdxT translates to MSDTPVIGVLALQGDVREHLVALAAADAVARAVRRPEELAEVDGLVIPGGESTTISKLAVLFGVMEPLRARVRDGLPVYGTCAGLIMLADKILDPRSGQETIGGIDMIVRRNAFGRQNESFEAAVDVRGVEGAPVEGVFIRAPWVESVGARTEVLAEHEGHIVAVRQGNALATSFHPELTGDHRLHALFVEMVRANRAAESL, encoded by the coding sequence ATGAGCGACACCCCCGTCATAGGCGTCCTGGCCCTCCAGGGCGACGTACGGGAGCACCTCGTCGCCCTGGCCGCGGCCGACGCCGTGGCCAGGGCGGTGCGGCGCCCCGAGGAACTCGCCGAGGTGGACGGCCTCGTCATCCCCGGCGGCGAGTCCACCACCATCTCCAAGCTGGCCGTGCTCTTCGGTGTGATGGAGCCCCTGCGCGCGCGCGTGCGCGACGGCCTGCCCGTCTACGGCACCTGCGCCGGACTGATCATGCTCGCCGACAAGATCCTCGACCCGCGCTCCGGCCAGGAGACGATCGGCGGCATCGACATGATCGTGCGCCGCAACGCCTTCGGCCGGCAGAACGAGTCCTTCGAGGCGGCGGTCGACGTCAGGGGCGTCGAGGGCGCCCCCGTCGAGGGCGTGTTCATCCGGGCCCCCTGGGTCGAGTCCGTGGGCGCCCGGACGGAGGTGCTGGCCGAGCACGAGGGCCACATCGTCGCCGTACGCCAGGGCAACGCCCTCGCCACGTCGTTCCACCCGGAGCTGACCGGCGATCACCGGCTGCACGCGCTGTTCGTCGAGATGGTGCGCGCGAACAGGGCGGCGGAGTCCTTGTAG
- the ruvC gene encoding crossover junction endodeoxyribonuclease RuvC has product MRVLGVDPGLTRCGVGVVEGVAGRPLTMLGVGVVRTPADAELGHRLVAIEQGIEQWLDEHRPECVAVERVFSQHNVRTVMGTAQASAVAMLCAARRGIPVALHTPSEVKAAVTGSGRADKAQVGAMVTRLLRLDAPPKPADAADALALAICHIWRAPAHNRLQQAVALHATRTPSASNPPRAAKAAPNALKGRTA; this is encoded by the coding sequence GTGCGCGTACTGGGGGTGGACCCGGGGCTGACCCGTTGCGGTGTCGGGGTCGTGGAAGGCGTCGCCGGACGGCCGCTCACCATGCTCGGCGTCGGTGTCGTCCGTACGCCCGCGGACGCGGAGTTGGGGCACCGCCTCGTCGCGATCGAGCAGGGCATCGAGCAGTGGCTCGACGAGCACCGCCCCGAATGCGTCGCCGTGGAAAGGGTGTTCAGCCAGCACAACGTGCGCACGGTCATGGGCACCGCCCAGGCCAGCGCCGTCGCCATGCTCTGCGCCGCCCGCCGCGGCATCCCCGTCGCCCTGCACACCCCGAGCGAGGTCAAGGCCGCCGTCACCGGCAGTGGCCGCGCCGACAAGGCCCAGGTCGGGGCCATGGTCACCCGCCTCCTCCGGCTCGACGCACCCCCGAAGCCCGCGGACGCGGCCGACGCCCTCGCCCTCGCCATCTGCCACATCTGGCGGGCCCCCGCACACAACCGCCTCCAGCAGGCCGTCGCCCTGCACGCGACCAGGACGCCGAGCGCGTCGAATCCGCCGCGTGCGGCAAAGGCGGCACCGAACGCACTGAAAGGCCGTACGGCATGA